AGGTCGTCACGTCGATCCTGTCCCACACGGCGCACGCGGGCCTGTCGGGCTACAACGAGTTCCGCGATCAGATCGCGTCGGGCAACCTCCGTGCTCTTGCGGTGTCCGCGCCGGAGCCGATCGACGGCATCGAGGTCGAGACGTTCATCGAACAGGGGGTCGATGTCGCGATGTCCAACTGGCGCGGCTATGTCGCCCCGCCGGGCATCAGCGACGAGGTGCGGGACGACCTCATCGCCATCGCGACCGAGCTGCGCGAGACGACGGCCTGGGAGGACGTGCTCGCGCGTAACAACTGGGTCGACAGTTTCATGGTGGGCGACGAGTTCGCGGAGTTCATCGGAACCGAGACAGAGCGGACGGAAGAGATCATGACGGAGTTGGGACTGTGAGCGTCCAGGAGCCGTCGTCGATGACGACAGGGACGCTCCGGGTCGTGCGCACACCGCGCTGGTACACGGGACGCAGCGAGCTGATCGTCGTCGCGGGCGTCATCCTCCTCGCGTCTCTCCTCACGTGGGGGACGCTGGCGATGGAGGTACCGGACGGGACGGCGTTCCCCGGCCCCCAGTTCTTCCCCACGATCGTCGTCGTCTTCCTCTACGGCGTCGGCATTGCGCTCGCGATCGACGTGCTGCGCCGCCCGCAGCGAGCCCACGTCGCCGATGATCCGACCGAGATCTCCAACGAGATGCTCGAAGACTTCGGCGCGATCGACGCGACCAGCGAGATCCGCGTGGTATCTCCCGAAGACGTCGTCCCCGTCGGGCAGGTCCCGGCGTCGCGCGTCGATTGGCGCACGCTCCTCATCGTCGTCGGGGGGCTCGCCGGGTTCATCCTCGTGCTGCCGATCGCGGGCTGGCTCCTGTCGGCCGCGGCGCTCTTCTGGATCATCGCGTTCGCGTTCGGCAGTCGCCGACCCCTCATGGACATCGCGATCGCCGTCATCACCTCGTCCGTCGTCCAACTCGCGTTCGGAGCGGGCCTCGGTCTGCCGCTTCCCGCCGGCATCCTGGAAGGAGTGGCACCGTGGATCAGCTGACTCACCTCATGGAGGGCTTCGCAGTCGCCTTCACGCCGCAGAACCTCCTCTTCCTCGTCATCGGTGCCGTCCTCGGCACGGCGGTCGGTGTCCTCCCGGGGCTCGGCTCCGCGATGGCCGTCGCACTCCTTCTCCCCGTCACCTTCAGCCTCGATCCGACCGGCGCGTTCATCATGTTCGCGAGCATCTACTTCGGCGGTCTTTTCGGGGACTCCACCTCCGGCATCCTCCTCAACACCCCCGGGAACTCCTCCGCGATCGCCACGACGTTCGAGGGCCATCGCATGGCGAAGGACGGGCGCGCCGCCAAGGCGCTCGGCACGTCGGCGATCGGCGCCTTCATCGGCGGCACGATCGCGTGCGTGCTCGTCGTCTTCTTCTCGCCGTTCATCGTTCAGCTCGCGACGGTCTTCGGTCCTGCCGAGTATTTCGCGCTCGCCGTCTTCGCCTTCATCGCGATCTCGGCCGTCGTCGCCGACTCGATCGTGCGCGGCCTCGTCTCCTTGGGTCTCGGCTTCGCGCTGGCGATGGTCGGCATCGACGCCATGACGGGCGCGGAACGCTTCACGCTGGGAAGCCCCGTCCTCTTCGACGGGATCTCGATCATCGTCATCACGGTGGGCCTCCTCGCGGTGGGCGAGGTCCTGCACGTGGCATCCCACATCCGTCGTTCCGACGGCCCCGGCACGCTCGTCCGCCCGTCGGGGTCGCCGCTTCTCTCGCTGCGGGAGTGGCGGCAGGCGCTCCCGGCCTTCCTCCGTGGGACGGCGTTCGGTGTGCCGTTCGGAGCGATCCCGGTGGGGGGATCGGAAGTGCCGACCTTCCTCGCGTACGGCACGGAGAAGCGGCTCGCGCGGCGCCGGGGTGACACGGACTTCGGCAGCCGTGGTGCGATCCAGGGTGTCGCCGCGCCGGAAGCGGCGGGCAACGCGACGGCGGGTTCGGCGATGGGCGCACTCCTCGGCCTCGGACTTCCGACGTCGGCGACCGCCGCCATGATGATCGCCGCCTTCCAGCAGTACGGGATGCAGCCGGGCCCACTCCTCTTCGAGCGCAGCGGTGACCTCGTGTGGCCGCTGCTCGCGAGCCTCTTCCTGGGGCTCATCATCCTTCTCATCATCAACCTGCCATTCGCGGCGGTGTGGGCGAAGCTGCTCCTCATCCCGCGCCACTACCTCTACGCGGGCATCACGGTCGTCTCGATGCTCGGCATCTACGCGATCGCGTCGCGTGTCGTCGACCTCTGGATGGCGCTCGCGATCGGCATCGTCGGTTTCGGGATGCGGCACTTCTCGCTGCCGCTCGCTCCGGTCCTGATCGCGGCGATCCTGGGTCCCATGGCCGAGACGCAGCTCCGTCGCGCCCTCGCGGTCTCGGAAGGGGATCCCGGCATCCTCGTGTCGTCGCCGATCACGATCGTGCTGTACGCACTGCTCGCTGTGACAGTCGCGATCAGTGTCCTGCAGCACGTGCGGCACGCGGCGCGCGAGCGGTCGCGGCGGGCTCCGATGCGCGAGCGCGAGAAGCTCGATGCGTGAGTCGGCGGGATCGGCGCGGCATCCCGATAGTGTCGCCTCATGAGCGAACGACCGACCGTCTCCCTCGTCATCCCCGCCTACAACGAGGAACTGACGATCCGGCAGTGCCTCATCGCGGCGATCGAGCAGACGGAGCCGCTCGACGAGATCGTCGTCGTCGACAATCGGTCGACGGACGATACCCGAGGCGCAGTGGAGAAGATGATCGCGGCCTTCCCCGAAGCCGGCATCCGCCTGATCTCGCAGGACGAGGAGCAGGGGATCACGCCCACGCGGAATGCAGGGTTCGACGCCGCGACGGGAGAGATCATCGGGCGCATCGATTCCGACTCGATGCTGCACCCCGATTGGGCGGAGCAGGTGCGCAACGCGTTTCTCGCGGAGCCCGACGTCGGGGCCTTGAGCGGTCCCGTCGACTACTACGACATGCCCATGCGCGCCTTCGGTCTCCACGCCGACGATTCCGTCCGCAAGGTCACCGCCAAGCTCGCGGGCAAGTACGTCTTCCTCTTCGGCAGCAACATGGCGCTCCGCGCGAGCGCGTGGGCGGTCGTCCGCGACAAGGTGTGCCCGGATCGCGAGGACCTCATGCACGAGGACCTCGACCTGTCGGTGCACCTCGCTCTCGAGGGAATCAAGGTGGGATACGCGCCCGGCATGATCGCGGGCATCTCCGCGCGCCGCCTCGACACGTCCCCGCGCGACTACCTCTTCTACGTCGAACGTTTCGAGCGCACGTACCGCGCACACGGCATCCACGATGTCGGCGCGCTGACCCCGATGGCGGTGCTGATCGGGATCTACCCGGGTCTTCACGTGCAGCGGGCGATCGCGGCACGCCTCCACCCCGATGAGCAGCGGAGCCAGGCGTCCGCTCACCATGAGCTGACCGACTAGGGCCGGAACGCCACCGCGCTTGTCGCGGCTATCCGCCCTCGACGATGCGGGCGAGCGCGGCGAGGTGAGCTTCGAGCGCGATCCTGCCCTCGGCCGACAACGACACCCACGTGAATCGTCGGGCATCGGTGCGCGTCGACGAGGCCTCCTTGCGCACAGTGACAAGGCCGGCATCCGCGAGCACCTTCATGTTCTTCGACAGGTTGGCGTCGCTCTGACCGAGCGTGTCA
This genomic stretch from Microbacterium sp. SLBN-146 harbors:
- a CDS encoding tripartite tricarboxylate transporter TctB family protein → MTTGTLRVVRTPRWYTGRSELIVVAGVILLASLLTWGTLAMEVPDGTAFPGPQFFPTIVVVFLYGVGIALAIDVLRRPQRAHVADDPTEISNEMLEDFGAIDATSEIRVVSPEDVVPVGQVPASRVDWRTLLIVVGGLAGFILVLPIAGWLLSAAALFWIIAFAFGSRRPLMDIAIAVITSSVVQLAFGAGLGLPLPAGILEGVAPWIS
- a CDS encoding tripartite tricarboxylate transporter permease, whose protein sequence is MDQLTHLMEGFAVAFTPQNLLFLVIGAVLGTAVGVLPGLGSAMAVALLLPVTFSLDPTGAFIMFASIYFGGLFGDSTSGILLNTPGNSSAIATTFEGHRMAKDGRAAKALGTSAIGAFIGGTIACVLVVFFSPFIVQLATVFGPAEYFALAVFAFIAISAVVADSIVRGLVSLGLGFALAMVGIDAMTGAERFTLGSPVLFDGISIIVITVGLLAVGEVLHVASHIRRSDGPGTLVRPSGSPLLSLREWRQALPAFLRGTAFGVPFGAIPVGGSEVPTFLAYGTEKRLARRRGDTDFGSRGAIQGVAAPEAAGNATAGSAMGALLGLGLPTSATAAMMIAAFQQYGMQPGPLLFERSGDLVWPLLASLFLGLIILLIINLPFAAVWAKLLLIPRHYLYAGITVVSMLGIYAIASRVVDLWMALAIGIVGFGMRHFSLPLAPVLIAAILGPMAETQLRRALAVSEGDPGILVSSPITIVLYALLAVTVAISVLQHVRHAARERSRRAPMREREKLDA
- a CDS encoding glycosyltransferase family 2 protein translates to MSERPTVSLVIPAYNEELTIRQCLIAAIEQTEPLDEIVVVDNRSTDDTRGAVEKMIAAFPEAGIRLISQDEEQGITPTRNAGFDAATGEIIGRIDSDSMLHPDWAEQVRNAFLAEPDVGALSGPVDYYDMPMRAFGLHADDSVRKVTAKLAGKYVFLFGSNMALRASAWAVVRDKVCPDREDLMHEDLDLSVHLALEGIKVGYAPGMIAGISARRLDTSPRDYLFYVERFERTYRAHGIHDVGALTPMAVLIGIYPGLHVQRAIAARLHPDEQRSQASAHHELTD
- a CDS encoding transcriptional regulator, with translation MSVESRPSPPPAFNEIIHSPVRLRICGLLRNVSELEFAVIRDTLGQSDANLSKNMKVLADAGLVTVRKEASSTRTDARRFTWVSLSAEGRIALEAHLAALARIVEGG